A genome region from Desulfobacterales bacterium includes the following:
- a CDS encoding YqgE/AlgH family protein yields MLLLSGGSFQLATIPAEAGSATSTQQQIYAAIPKEDPGTPGSREKLAKGKFLVASRRLNDPNFSQTVVLLIDYGPDGAMGLVINRPSAVKLSKVFPDVKELKKRKDTVYIGGPVAVNQMLMLVRSSQAPEASTLVIDNVYISSSWKVLEGLIKKASAEQRFRLFAGYAGWAPNQLDFEHSRGDWHILKADADSVFAQDPKALWQELIRRATVKWVHLQETDPTSN; encoded by the coding sequence ATGTTGCTGCTCAGCGGCGGGTCATTTCAGCTTGCAACCATACCCGCAGAGGCCGGTAGCGCAACATCGACCCAACAGCAAATTTATGCCGCCATCCCAAAAGAAGACCCCGGCACACCGGGTTCCCGGGAAAAACTGGCCAAAGGAAAATTTTTGGTGGCCAGCCGCCGGCTGAACGATCCCAATTTTAGCCAAACCGTGGTGCTGTTGATTGATTACGGTCCGGACGGTGCAATGGGCCTGGTCATCAATCGGCCTTCAGCGGTCAAGCTGTCTAAAGTGTTTCCGGATGTCAAAGAGCTCAAAAAGCGCAAAGATACCGTCTATATCGGTGGGCCGGTAGCCGTCAATCAGATGCTCATGCTCGTCCGATCCAGCCAGGCTCCGGAAGCGTCGACCCTGGTCATCGACAATGTTTATATCAGCTCGAGTTGGAAAGTGCTCGAGGGCCTCATCAAAAAAGCCTCTGCTGAGCAGCGCTTTCGCCTGTTTGCCGGCTATGCCGGCTGGGCGCCCAACCAACTTGATTTTGAGCACAGCCGGGGCGATTGGCATATTTTAAAAGCCGACGCGGATAGCGTTTTTGCCCAGGATCCCAAAGCCCTGTGGCAGGAATTGATTCGCCGAGCCACTGTAAAATGGGTGCATCTGCAAGAGACCGATCCAACATCCAATTAA
- a CDS encoding DUF4440 domain-containing protein: MNTILQTWMEKVNAGDLEGVLGLYDESATLLPTFSPYPAPTKTAIKAYFENLASKAALRVKFDPDTIVEYRIGETVECVCGHYTFSYDVAGKKHSFASRFTFVINAAKDHPIIHHHSSQIPQSAHE; this comes from the coding sequence ATGAATACCATCTTGCAAACCTGGATGGAAAAGGTCAACGCCGGTGATTTGGAAGGCGTTCTGGGGTTGTATGATGAATCCGCCACACTGTTGCCGACGTTTTCACCGTATCCAGCACCCACAAAAACCGCCATCAAAGCGTATTTTGAAAATCTGGCGTCTAAAGCGGCCCTCCGTGTCAAGTTTGATCCGGATACCATTGTTGAGTATCGCATCGGAGAAACAGTTGAATGTGTCTGCGGTCATTATACCTTCTCATATGATGTGGCTGGAAAGAAGCATTCATTTGCCTCACGGTTTACATTTGTTATCAACGCCGCCAAAGATCATCCCATTATTCACCACCACTCGTCACAAATTCCACAGTCGGCGCACGAATAA
- a CDS encoding DUF4870 domain-containing protein, whose amino-acid sequence MSGTLYNVDFSGRIIPGWELDEVKSNLAVILKANEETIYKLFSGKRIVIKKNVDHQTALKINNMFKDAGADCMITPIDDGSTTAPPPLPAQSLQMDHTAPMDQAAPVPAAQNTTAVESPPAAVAQTSATMTGTGPSALWYVFAALLFLIPVIAGVTKLFNTFNTYFESETRLAVPGETDLQIDNTGTYVFFYETSRYRVFNAANYQWGRDFAIYIMDLSTGQEMALQPVEMPYTEEDGNMTLHAIAQIQFDTLGAYSATVVGEIPGSDSLLVRRFEVWEMAKAIIWGGVLLFLGVVIAPIIALVVFVRRQKPNSDPVEGALTEEQENNWAMWAHISTFLSILVPLGNLIGPIIVWQLKKNESEFVTDQAKEALNFQISMMIYMIISVVLILVVIGIFLLIGLVLFSLIMVIVAGVKANDGEYYRYPMCLRLIPQKAHPSR is encoded by the coding sequence ATGTCTGGAACGCTTTACAATGTCGATTTTTCAGGGCGTATTATCCCGGGGTGGGAGCTCGATGAAGTCAAATCCAATCTGGCGGTAATATTAAAAGCAAATGAAGAGACCATTTACAAACTGTTTTCCGGCAAGCGGATTGTGATCAAAAAAAATGTCGATCATCAGACTGCTTTAAAGATCAATAATATGTTTAAAGATGCCGGTGCGGATTGTATGATTACACCGATAGACGACGGTAGCACCACGGCACCACCGCCGCTGCCCGCACAGTCGCTACAGATGGACCATACGGCGCCAATGGATCAGGCCGCGCCTGTGCCGGCGGCTCAGAACACAACCGCGGTCGAATCCCCACCGGCTGCAGTGGCCCAAACGTCAGCGACCATGACCGGCACCGGTCCCAGCGCGTTGTGGTATGTCTTTGCGGCATTGCTTTTCTTAATTCCGGTGATTGCCGGCGTAACCAAACTGTTTAATACCTTTAATACCTATTTTGAGAGTGAAACCCGCCTGGCGGTGCCGGGTGAAACCGACCTGCAGATCGACAACACCGGTACCTATGTATTTTTTTATGAAACCAGCCGTTATCGGGTTTTTAATGCGGCCAATTATCAATGGGGCCGGGATTTTGCCATCTACATAATGGATCTGTCCACCGGACAGGAAATGGCCTTACAGCCGGTTGAGATGCCCTATACCGAAGAAGACGGCAACATGACATTGCATGCCATTGCACAGATTCAGTTTGATACCCTTGGCGCTTATAGCGCCACGGTTGTCGGCGAAATCCCGGGGAGTGACAGCCTGCTGGTGCGTCGCTTTGAAGTATGGGAAATGGCCAAAGCCATTATCTGGGGTGGGGTGCTGTTATTTTTGGGCGTTGTCATTGCTCCGATCATCGCATTGGTGGTTTTTGTCAGGCGCCAAAAACCAAACAGCGATCCGGTCGAAGGCGCGCTGACCGAAGAACAAGAAAACAACTGGGCCATGTGGGCCCATATCAGCACGTTCCTCTCGATTCTGGTGCCGCTGGGCAATCTTATCGGCCCCATCATCGTCTGGCAATTGAAGAAAAATGAATCTGAATTTGTTACCGATCAAGCCAAAGAAGCGCTCAATTTTCAGATCTCGATGATGATTTACATGATAATTTCAGTTGTTTTGATTTTGGTGGTTATCGGCATCTTTCTGCTCATCGGTCTGGTGCTGTTCAGCCTTATTATGGTTATCGTTGCCGGCGTCAAGGCCAATGATGGCGAATATTACCGCTATCCGATGTGCCTGCGGCTGATACCACAAAAAGCACATCCGAGCCGCTAG
- a CDS encoding UvrD-helicase domain-containing protein: MKFIADLHVHSKYSRATAKNLDLENLYIAAQLKGVTVVGTGDFTYPAWYEEISDKLVAAEPGLYKLKDDLARHCDVEVPDSCRAPVRFMLVTEISNIYKKNGRTRKNHNLVFAPDVDVARRFSNRLDKIGNIRSDGRPILGLDAHDLLEMLLDTSEEAFLIPAHIWTPWFSVLGSKSGFDSIEECFEDLTPHIFAVETGLSSDPAMNWRVSSLDGFTLVSNSDAHSPLNLGREANVFNTALAYAEIKSALKTADPEKFLGTLEFYPEEGKYHIDGHRACNISLWPATTLKHDGLCPVCNKPLTLGVLHRVEELADHKEGRKPARHSPYRSIIQLADILSDVMRVGPKSKKVTRAYQTILQQLGSEFNILQNMDFEEIEKAGIPLLAEGIRRMRHQEITVIPGFDGQYGRVRIFKEHERASLLGQQSLFAAGEPQEPASKPGFTEPPRRMPHKKDGAAKNDKPKDVSPAQFFKQLNEQQRQAVEHPEGPLLVVAGPGTGKTRTMTVRIAHLIKRKGVSPDNILALTFTRKAAREMQQRLHTILNDDHHLPLTATFHSLCYKLLNDLKPQETFAIIDDDDRKEMMREAIKTVKHHKIEVLQTPKQLLTQIIAAKQQILGPDEMTPSNKVTAAGRALAEVYHSYQTLLSTQGLYDYEDLIFNVVELLENNSNLLQKYRRRFQYVFVDEYQDLNHGQYRIVKALAPPDENGPNLCVIGDPDQSIYGFRGADVHYFKRFKDDYPDTTEIHLTRNYRSTETILDASFYVIRDHRLHSSDTRTYSQIDGVKTISILEAASGKAEARAIASVIGQLVGGSGFHSVDTGQVADANLDAANSYADFAVLVRTHYQLNIIADVFDQKGVPFQIASRKTSLKSWGLAELISLLSVVEGFGSDLDLNVCLSLLTGGLNNKTTEQFKSWCTANKFSQLNGLVNAKRFPVPGLSRDQQQKLIDFSEALGVIKNETAAMTIAKKLQHLSQIRQLSTLVNTEPQSREAFSNLLNLSNDFDDMAAFLAAAALQSDTDAYSSRAEKVALMTLHAAKGLEFPVVFIAGCEDELIPLNHQGNGQTDLAEERRLFYVAMTRAMQRLYLTRAKKRSVYGKLLTRRPSPFLADIEDHLKKYETPQKKSPKKKDKQQEQLKLF; this comes from the coding sequence ATGAAATTTATTGCCGATTTACACGTTCATTCCAAATATTCAAGAGCTACGGCTAAAAACCTGGATCTGGAAAATCTTTATATTGCGGCTCAACTCAAAGGTGTCACGGTAGTGGGGACCGGCGATTTTACTTACCCGGCCTGGTATGAAGAAATTTCTGACAAATTAGTCGCCGCTGAACCTGGTCTGTATAAACTTAAAGATGACCTGGCACGACATTGCGACGTCGAGGTGCCGGATTCCTGTCGCGCACCGGTGCGCTTTATGCTGGTTACTGAAATCAGCAATATCTACAAAAAAAATGGTAGAACCCGCAAAAATCATAATCTTGTATTTGCACCCGACGTTGATGTGGCCCGGCGATTCAGCAACCGGCTGGACAAAATCGGCAATATCCGATCAGATGGAAGACCTATTCTGGGGCTGGATGCCCACGACCTGCTTGAAATGCTGCTTGATACATCCGAAGAGGCGTTCTTAATCCCAGCTCACATCTGGACGCCCTGGTTTTCGGTATTGGGCTCAAAGTCTGGCTTTGATTCAATAGAAGAGTGCTTCGAAGATTTAACACCCCATATTTTTGCGGTTGAAACCGGGCTTTCTTCCGATCCGGCCATGAACTGGCGCGTGTCTTCACTGGATGGGTTTACACTGGTGTCCAACTCAGATGCGCATTCACCACTCAATTTAGGACGCGAAGCCAACGTATTCAACACGGCACTTGCCTATGCAGAGATAAAATCGGCATTAAAAACCGCTGATCCTGAAAAATTCTTGGGAACCCTGGAGTTTTATCCTGAAGAGGGCAAATACCATATCGATGGTCACCGCGCCTGTAATATTTCCTTATGGCCGGCCACAACTCTTAAACATGACGGTCTGTGCCCGGTCTGCAACAAACCTCTGACGCTTGGGGTTTTGCATCGAGTCGAAGAATTGGCTGACCACAAAGAAGGCCGCAAACCTGCCCGGCATTCTCCCTACCGCAGCATCATTCAACTGGCGGATATCCTGTCCGATGTGATGCGGGTAGGACCCAAATCCAAAAAGGTCACCCGGGCCTATCAAACCATCTTGCAACAGCTGGGATCGGAATTCAATATTCTACAAAATATGGATTTCGAGGAAATCGAAAAGGCTGGCATCCCGTTGCTGGCAGAAGGCATCAGGCGCATGCGGCATCAGGAAATTACCGTCATTCCCGGATTTGACGGGCAATACGGCCGGGTTCGAATTTTTAAAGAACATGAGCGCGCATCTTTACTGGGCCAGCAATCGCTTTTTGCGGCCGGCGAGCCCCAGGAGCCCGCTTCCAAACCCGGCTTTACTGAACCCCCGCGCAGGATGCCGCATAAAAAGGATGGGGCTGCAAAAAACGATAAACCCAAAGACGTGTCACCGGCGCAATTTTTTAAGCAGCTAAATGAACAGCAGCGCCAGGCGGTGGAGCATCCCGAGGGCCCGCTACTGGTTGTGGCCGGGCCCGGCACCGGCAAAACCCGCACCATGACCGTTCGTATCGCCCATTTGATCAAACGCAAAGGGGTATCCCCCGACAATATTCTGGCATTGACATTTACCCGCAAAGCCGCGCGTGAAATGCAGCAGCGCCTGCACACCATTCTAAACGACGATCATCATTTGCCGCTGACGGCTACGTTTCATTCTTTGTGCTATAAACTACTTAATGATCTTAAGCCGCAAGAAACGTTCGCCATTATTGATGACGACGATCGCAAAGAAATGATGCGTGAGGCCATCAAAACAGTAAAGCATCATAAAATTGAAGTTTTGCAAACTCCCAAACAACTCCTGACCCAAATCATTGCCGCTAAACAGCAGATTTTGGGACCGGACGAGATGACACCGTCGAATAAGGTTACTGCTGCTGGCCGCGCGCTGGCCGAGGTCTATCACAGTTATCAGACACTGCTATCCACCCAAGGGCTCTATGATTATGAAGATCTTATTTTTAACGTCGTTGAGCTGCTTGAGAATAATTCCAACCTCCTTCAAAAATATCGCCGCCGCTTTCAGTACGTATTTGTCGACGAATATCAAGATTTAAACCATGGCCAATACCGCATCGTAAAAGCACTGGCGCCACCGGATGAGAACGGTCCCAATCTGTGTGTGATCGGCGACCCGGATCAGTCCATTTATGGATTCAGGGGGGCTGACGTCCATTATTTCAAACGCTTTAAAGACGACTACCCCGATACAACAGAGATTCACTTAACCCGGAATTATCGATCAACAGAAACCATACTGGATGCTTCCTTTTATGTGATCCGCGATCATCGGCTCCATTCCAGCGACACCCGAACCTATTCCCAGATTGATGGCGTAAAGACCATCAGCATCCTTGAGGCTGCCAGCGGCAAAGCCGAAGCCCGCGCCATTGCCAGTGTCATTGGCCAACTGGTGGGCGGTTCCGGTTTTCACTCTGTTGATACCGGTCAAGTTGCCGATGCCAACCTTGATGCAGCAAACAGTTATGCTGATTTTGCGGTGTTGGTTCGCACCCACTATCAGCTGAACATCATCGCCGATGTCTTTGATCAGAAAGGTGTGCCGTTTCAGATAGCCAGCCGCAAAACCAGCCTTAAGAGCTGGGGACTGGCAGAACTGATTTCGCTGTTAAGCGTCGTGGAGGGATTCGGCAGCGATTTGGATTTGAACGTCTGTCTATCTTTATTAACAGGAGGTTTGAACAATAAAACAACCGAACAATTCAAATCCTGGTGCACCGCTAATAAATTCTCGCAACTAAACGGACTGGTTAATGCCAAACGATTTCCTGTCCCGGGTTTAAGCCGTGACCAACAGCAAAAGCTCATTGATTTTAGCGAAGCGCTAGGCGTGATTAAAAACGAAACGGCGGCGATGACCATTGCTAAAAAATTGCAGCATTTATCCCAAATTCGGCAGTTATCAACCCTGGTAAACACCGAACCCCAATCCCGCGAAGCGTTCAGCAACCTGTTAAACCTTTCAAATGATTTTGATGATATGGCAGCCTTTTTGGCAGCCGCAGCGCTGCAAAGTGATACGGATGCCTATTCGTCCCGGGCCGAGAAGGTGGCGTTGATGACTCTGCATGCTGCCAAGGGGCTCGAATTTCCGGTGGTGTTTATCGCCGGGTGTGAAGATGAACTGATTCCCCTTAACCACCAGGGCAATGGTCAAACCGATCTGGCTGAAGAACGTCGTTTGTTTTATGTGGCCATGACCCGCGCCATGCAGCGTTTATATCTGACCCGCGCTAAAAAACGCAGTGTTTATGGTAAGCTTTTGACCCGCCGACCGTCTCCTTTTCTGGCCGACATTGAAGACCATCTTAAAAAATATGAAACCCCGCAAAAAAAATCTCCAAAGAAGAAAGATAAGCAGCAGGAGCAGCTCAAACTCTTCTAA
- a CDS encoding HPP family protein, whose amino-acid sequence MTQRPPQHTLFFRMVAFFSRLQLWYLIRKIDNPRVLLLLFIFIAGAVALGTISIIAYLTRLPLLFPQLGPSAFILFHTPMSVTASPRNVLLSHTLAVASGLFALWLVGWFYPQAGLSDPFVLNWYRILVIALTMGVSGVMMVGIKCIHPPAAASALIAAMGFLNSPAQVLGVIGAMILLVLEAILFNRFIGGLPYPLWRADPKVARHYGALAGIPDSETTFWRRLAAKTVQKR is encoded by the coding sequence ATGACCCAACGGCCGCCGCAACATACCCTCTTTTTCCGGATGGTCGCTTTTTTCAGTCGGCTTCAGTTGTGGTATCTGATCCGTAAAATCGACAACCCGCGTGTGCTGTTGCTGCTGTTCATTTTTATCGCCGGTGCCGTTGCATTGGGCACCATATCCATTATCGCCTACCTGACACGGTTGCCATTGCTTTTTCCCCAACTGGGCCCTTCGGCGTTTATTTTGTTTCATACCCCAATGTCGGTGACAGCCAGCCCGCGCAATGTTCTGCTGTCGCATACCCTGGCGGTGGCTTCCGGTCTATTTGCCTTATGGCTGGTGGGATGGTTCTATCCGCAGGCCGGCCTTTCCGATCCATTTGTGCTAAACTGGTATCGCATTTTAGTGATCGCGCTAACGATGGGCGTTTCCGGGGTGATGATGGTGGGCATAAAATGCATCCACCCGCCGGCGGCGGCCTCTGCCTTGATTGCGGCAATGGGGTTTTTAAACAGCCCTGCGCAGGTGCTGGGCGTCATCGGTGCCATGATCCTGCTGGTGCTGGAAGCGATATTATTTAACCGGTTTATCGGCGGGCTTCCCTATCCTTTGTGGCGCGCCGATCCGAAAGTGGCACGCCATTACGGCGCCCTGGCCGGTATCCCCGACAGCGAAACCACCTTCTGGCGACGGCTGGCCGCTAAAACCGTTCAAAAACGATGA
- a CDS encoding alkaline phosphatase, protein MTHATPAAFMSHANHRRKQDDIAEQIANSGIDVLIGGGWAYFVPATLESRMPLVLHADAILEHSNGEKLAALLAPDGLNRAAERDYSLAQLARTAIQILSKNRNGFVLMIEGSQIDWAAHDNDTPNIIAEMLDFDAAIGAALDFARTQGRTLVVVTSDHETGGLAIHEGSMINRQVTSTSFTTSSYTASMVPVFAYGPSSAEFGGILDNARVGQLVIDRLLKRKTPSPE, encoded by the coding sequence GTGACCCACGCCACACCGGCAGCGTTTATGTCCCATGCCAACCATCGTCGCAAGCAGGACGATATCGCCGAACAGATTGCCAACAGCGGCATTGATGTGCTCATCGGCGGGGGATGGGCATATTTTGTACCGGCCACCCTTGAATCCCGCATGCCGCTGGTGCTGCATGCAGATGCCATCTTGGAGCACAGCAACGGTGAAAAACTGGCTGCCCTGCTGGCCCCCGATGGGCTGAATAGGGCAGCAGAGCGGGATTATTCCCTGGCCCAGCTGGCCCGGACGGCGATTCAAATCCTGTCAAAAAATCGTAACGGATTTGTGCTCATGATCGAAGGCTCTCAAATCGATTGGGCCGCCCACGATAATGATACCCCCAACATTATCGCCGAGATGCTCGATTTTGACGCTGCAATCGGGGCGGCATTGGATTTCGCCCGAACACAGGGCCGCACGTTGGTCGTTGTGACCTCCGATCATGAAACCGGCGGATTAGCCATCCATGAGGGTTCGATGATAAACCGGCAGGTCACCTCAACCTCTTTTACAACTAGCAGTTATACGGCATCGATGGTGCCCGTCTTTGCCTATGGGCCATCCAGTGCTGAATTCGGTGGAATTCTTGACAATGCCCGCGTCGGTCAACTTGTCATTGACCGGTTATTGAAGCGCAAAACACCTTCCCCAGAATGA
- a CDS encoding SDR family oxidoreductase — translation MKLLVIGATRGIGLRLAELSIEEGHTVTALVRDPARMPVRHDQLTVITGDIRDEATVTRAVKDQEAVCLTIGIHPTRKPVSVFSHGARNVIAAMTQSGPKLLVCVTGIGAGDSKNHGGFFYDKIFNPLLLKTIYEDKDRQEALVRDASLEWVIVRPGFLTNGPLTGTYRALTDLAGVTAGKISRADVAHFILTEIQTKQYLFKTPLLTY, via the coding sequence ATGAAACTTTTGGTTATTGGCGCCACCCGCGGCATCGGTCTGCGCCTTGCTGAACTGTCCATAGAAGAAGGCCATACCGTGACGGCACTGGTGCGCGATCCGGCGCGGATGCCGGTTCGCCATGATCAGCTAACGGTAATCACAGGCGATATTCGCGACGAAGCAACGGTCACTCGCGCAGTTAAAGATCAGGAGGCCGTATGCCTCACTATTGGGATTCATCCAACCCGCAAACCAGTAAGCGTATTTTCACATGGCGCCCGCAACGTTATCGCTGCCATGACCCAAAGCGGACCAAAGCTGCTGGTTTGTGTTACCGGAATCGGTGCCGGCGACAGCAAAAATCATGGCGGTTTTTTCTATGATAAAATCTTTAATCCACTTTTGCTAAAAACCATCTATGAAGACAAAGATCGCCAGGAAGCACTCGTGCGCGATGCGAGCCTGGAGTGGGTTATCGTGCGTCCAGGATTTCTGACCAATGGCCCGCTGACAGGCACCTATCGCGCGCTAACGGATCTTGCGGGCGTCACGGCCGGCAAAATATCCCGTGCGGATGTCGCCCATTTCATTTTAACTGAAATCCAAACCAAACAATATCTTTTTAAAACACCCCTTTTGACATATTAG
- a CDS encoding lytic transglycosylase domain-containing protein, producing the protein MSGRGNTFRQIFGFGTALFLLVFGSSVNADIFRYIDENGVMHFTNTPTSNVQEYKLYIKEKTTLSRNFYAPDKYDRYISDASAQTGVDSRLLKAMIKAESDFNPRAISRKGAMGLMQIMPENFKMLDLENPFDPWQNIRAGARYFQQLYERFNGKLALSLAAYNAGPTAVDRYKTIPPYKETEEYVRRVLRYYRTFKQL; encoded by the coding sequence ATGAGCGGACGAGGAAATACATTTCGACAAATTTTTGGTTTCGGTACTGCGCTGTTTTTACTTGTCTTTGGATCATCGGTGAATGCGGACATATTTCGCTATATCGATGAAAACGGGGTGATGCATTTCACCAACACCCCCACCTCCAATGTCCAGGAATACAAACTGTACATCAAAGAAAAAACCACCCTATCGCGGAATTTTTACGCCCCTGACAAGTATGATCGTTACATTTCGGATGCCTCCGCCCAAACCGGTGTCGATTCGCGCTTATTGAAAGCCATGATTAAAGCCGAATCGGATTTTAACCCGCGGGCCATTTCCAGAAAAGGCGCCATGGGTTTGATGCAGATCATGCCCGAGAATTTTAAAATGCTGGATTTGGAAAATCCCTTCGATCCCTGGCAAAACATCAGGGCCGGTGCACGCTATTTTCAACAGCTCTACGAGCGCTTCAACGGCAAATTGGCGCTTTCTCTGGCCGCCTATAATGCCGGACCCACCGCTGTTGACCGCTATAAAACAATCCCGCCCTATAAAGAAACCGAAGAGTATGTTCGCCGGGTCCTGAGATACTATCGAACCTTTAAACAGCTATAA
- a CDS encoding alkaline phosphatase has product MIPSAGKAKIFRLAGLCFLSVLLLFACSNESDYPHNIILFIGDGMGVAHVTASQIVAGNLNLERMPVGGLVTTHSANRLVTESAAGSTALATGKKTNNRAVSVLPDGTPAKTLFEYAKDLGKSVGVVVTS; this is encoded by the coding sequence ATGATACCATCAGCGGGTAAAGCAAAAATTTTTCGCCTTGCGGGGTTGTGCTTTCTTTCCGTTTTACTGCTGTTCGCTTGCAGCAATGAAAGCGATTATCCGCACAATATTATTCTATTCATCGGCGACGGTATGGGTGTGGCCCATGTCACCGCCAGTCAGATTGTGGCGGGCAACTTAAACCTGGAGCGCATGCCTGTCGGCGGTCTGGTCACCACCCACTCGGCCAACCGGCTGGTAACCGAATCGGCGGCAGGATCTACTGCGTTGGCAACCGGAAAAAAAACCAACAACAGGGCTGTCTCGGTTTTACCTGATGGTACACCGGCCAAAACCCTTTTTGAATACGCCAAAGACCTGGGCAAGTCCGTCGGGGTGGTGGTCACCTCTTAG
- a CDS encoding HDOD domain-containing protein, with translation MGLFNKLRRHASVARGDFQMLSKDLKIPPLPAAVNQLLAEINRSEPNIDRLVKLISADPEITAKVIKTVNSSLYSPRVPVADVKRAVTMLGLAQIRSIVLAFATMEALPQPKGNGFDHNAFWIDSLLRAILARALSQQRFSGQLDEVFTAALLSELAVPLLLCVWAEYYEPVVAEWQTSDRRLSDIEREQFGWDHAQAGAWIVQSWEFPEEMICYIGAHNMSMEKLQEMELQDTIVMPLAVASLAPSVLRPEPESLAAVFNQSVHHLDMDASQFAAVVETAKDTLTELLALFELPDQKAVNIFDQLVEIAEPGADTPLEKP, from the coding sequence ATGGGTCTATTCAATAAACTCCGTCGTCACGCTTCTGTTGCCCGGGGCGACTTCCAGATGCTGTCCAAGGATTTGAAGATTCCCCCCTTGCCAGCGGCCGTCAACCAGCTTCTAGCAGAAATCAATCGAAGCGAGCCGAATATCGATCGGCTGGTAAAGCTCATTTCCGCAGATCCGGAAATCACCGCTAAAGTCATTAAAACGGTGAACTCTTCGCTGTATTCGCCGCGTGTGCCGGTTGCTGATGTTAAACGGGCCGTTACCATGCTGGGTCTTGCTCAGATTCGCTCCATTGTCTTGGCTTTTGCCACCATGGAGGCGTTGCCTCAGCCCAAAGGAAACGGTTTCGATCACAACGCCTTCTGGATTGACTCGTTACTCAGAGCCATTCTGGCACGGGCGTTATCGCAGCAGCGTTTCAGCGGGCAGTTGGATGAAGTATTTACAGCGGCATTACTGTCAGAGCTGGCAGTGCCTTTATTGCTGTGCGTCTGGGCGGAGTACTATGAACCCGTTGTGGCTGAATGGCAAACCAGCGACCGACGGTTATCAGATATCGAGCGCGAGCAATTTGGCTGGGATCACGCTCAGGCAGGCGCCTGGATCGTGCAGTCCTGGGAGTTTCCCGAAGAGATGATTTGCTATATCGGTGCCCACAATATGTCCATGGAAAAATTACAGGAAATGGAATTGCAAGATACCATTGTCATGCCGCTGGCGGTGGCATCGCTGGCACCCAGTGTACTGAGACCGGAGCCTGAATCATTGGCAGCGGTTTTTAACCAAAGCGTCCACCACCTTGACATGGACGCCAGTCAGTTTGCCGCTGTGGTCGAAACGGCCAAAGATACCTTGACGGAGCTATTGGCTCTGTTTGAGCTGCCGGATCAAAAAGCCGTTAACATTTTTGATCAGCTAGTGGAAATCGCTGAACCGGGTGCTGATACACCTCTTGAGAAACCATGA